The proteins below come from a single Treponema phagedenis genomic window:
- a CDS encoding tetratricopeptide repeat protein, translating into MQKIKPIFLVLFCSLFFLSCTETFEIKNTMIFGYLSWKNKNWDKAVKKFLDAHEKAAQIKSKDSADYANFALASTYLMQDEIDAANDRLKKISDPEDKKLQAAILYQSGIIAYRKKHYQQAVSFFKQCLELEPFASDSKINYEISKRAAEQNETITEKETTRSLSIETKINAEENIILTIIREKEEEEWKKKNQQEYKPHANDY; encoded by the coding sequence ATGCAAAAAATAAAACCGATTTTTTTAGTACTGTTTTGTTCTCTGTTTTTTCTTTCCTGCACAGAAACCTTTGAAATAAAAAATACTATGATTTTCGGATATCTATCATGGAAAAATAAAAACTGGGACAAGGCGGTTAAAAAATTTCTTGACGCACATGAAAAAGCTGCACAAATAAAAAGTAAGGATTCCGCCGATTATGCAAATTTCGCTCTTGCATCAACTTATCTTATGCAAGATGAAATCGATGCAGCGAACGATCGATTAAAAAAAATTAGCGATCCGGAAGACAAAAAACTGCAAGCAGCAATTCTGTATCAATCGGGTATTATTGCATACCGGAAAAAGCATTATCAACAAGCAGTCTCATTTTTTAAACAATGTTTAGAGTTGGAACCCTTTGCAAGTGATTCAAAAATAAATTATGAAATCAGTAAACGTGCAGCCGAGCAAAACGAAACAATTACGGAAAAAGAAACAACACGGTCTCTTTCCATCGAAACAAAAATCAATGCTGAAGAAAATATCATATTAACTATTATACGCGAAAAGGAGGAAGAGGAATGGAAAAAGAAAAATCAACAAGAATACAAACCGCACGCAAACGATTATTAA
- a CDS encoding Smr/MutS family protein, translated as MAKKNKIPSFDEALQNSTGFAEILKQWDMHTEISAQKKQTDSTKKHPASAIEKLMNEQNRQQIHPMELALRRYGIIDKDAQALAEKQSESLAEQRKKIRAMRPDAEIDLHGLTTDEAEIALNNFFSAAAAQRLRKIAIIHGKGNHSEGEAILKKFVKNYLEGSPLAGECTHPKSKDGGSGTTWVILKHPKKQI; from the coding sequence ATGGCTAAGAAAAATAAGATACCAAGCTTTGACGAAGCGCTTCAAAACTCCACAGGCTTTGCTGAAATTCTCAAGCAATGGGATATGCACACGGAAATTTCCGCACAAAAAAAACAAACCGATTCAACTAAAAAACACCCGGCAAGTGCTATAGAAAAATTGATGAATGAACAAAACCGTCAGCAAATACATCCGATGGAGCTTGCGTTAAGACGCTATGGAATTATCGACAAAGATGCACAAGCGCTTGCGGAAAAACAAAGCGAAAGCCTTGCAGAGCAACGGAAAAAAATACGTGCAATGCGCCCTGATGCCGAAATCGATTTACACGGCTTAACAACGGATGAAGCGGAGATTGCCTTAAATAATTTTTTTTCCGCCGCCGCAGCACAACGCCTCCGCAAAATTGCAATTATTCACGGAAAGGGAAACCACTCCGAAGGAGAAGCAATCCTTAAAAAATTTGTTAAAAACTATTTGGAAGGCAGCCCTCTTGCCGGCGAATGCACACATCCTAAAAGCAAAGACGGCGGCAGCGGAACAACATGGGTAATTTTAAAA
- a CDS encoding SH3 domain-containing protein, which produces MEKEKSTRIQTARKRLLIFLGLLLFFPLTILFPDEAYALFLLTNTIQKGAPFKIGIRISKQFTIYKIDADSDFLIENLPKSAERIAVDSMTGAKGKEITYTYVFHSAGEFTIGPVFIKSKTKQFKVSDPFSLTVTAPPLSTQTQFTWIIEAENSTHSNTEKIIQGKTYPLFLCGEFNNAESAKKGVRIKSVYCPAPENAVVSKNDEFISKEKNEYLYIAAEFTWTPITSGEISLPFATIMLSDGMEIKTQPQTIQVHPNAKFTQEASATHESFTESAFIKPAQEPLPKKRAQADTAPLIKKLSQLRKQQRNSFFTYTLQKQQKEIEAKLGIEKSFPVHSLPKLTLFFSAFVILFIAAIIFHLVKMKNQKRVFLVLFVFFSIFFVLISFHILSRASIFKETALCRSIENQNPLIYTVPETSASVIAEPMEGETLIIEKKAGLWYYVKTINNTYGWIQKDFLLFYHNK; this is translated from the coding sequence ATGGAAAAAGAAAAATCAACAAGAATACAAACCGCACGCAAACGATTATTAATTTTTTTAGGACTGCTTTTGTTCTTTCCGCTTACTATCCTTTTTCCTGATGAAGCTTACGCATTGTTTTTACTAACAAATACTATCCAAAAAGGAGCGCCGTTTAAAATCGGCATACGCATAAGTAAGCAATTTACTATTTACAAAATAGATGCCGACTCGGATTTTCTCATTGAAAACCTTCCGAAAAGTGCAGAGCGAATTGCGGTTGACAGTATGACCGGCGCTAAAGGCAAAGAAATTACCTATACCTATGTTTTTCATTCTGCGGGAGAATTTACAATCGGCCCCGTTTTTATAAAATCAAAAACTAAACAATTTAAAGTTTCAGATCCCTTTTCTTTAACAGTAACCGCACCGCCTCTTTCGACGCAAACCCAATTCACATGGATAATCGAGGCGGAAAACAGCACACACAGCAATACAGAAAAAATTATACAGGGCAAAACATATCCCCTTTTTCTTTGCGGAGAATTTAATAATGCGGAAAGCGCAAAAAAAGGAGTACGTATTAAATCCGTGTATTGTCCCGCACCGGAAAATGCGGTAGTCTCAAAAAACGATGAATTTATTTCAAAAGAAAAAAATGAATACCTGTATATCGCTGCTGAATTTACATGGACGCCAATCACTTCCGGAGAAATAAGTCTTCCCTTTGCAACAATTATGCTTTCAGACGGTATGGAAATAAAAACACAACCGCAAACAATTCAGGTACACCCCAATGCAAAATTTACACAAGAGGCATCCGCTACACACGAGAGCTTTACGGAGAGCGCTTTTATAAAACCAGCACAAGAGCCTTTACCCAAAAAAAGAGCACAGGCGGATACTGCGCCGCTTATAAAAAAACTTTCACAGCTGAGAAAACAACAGCGAAATTCTTTTTTCACCTATACGCTTCAAAAACAACAAAAAGAAATTGAAGCTAAACTCGGAATTGAAAAAAGCTTCCCCGTCCATTCGCTTCCAAAACTAACACTCTTTTTCTCGGCATTTGTGATTCTTTTTATTGCGGCAATTATATTCCACCTTGTAAAAATGAAAAACCAAAAACGCGTATTCTTGGTCTTGTTTGTTTTTTTTAGTATCTTTTTTGTACTCATAAGTTTTCACATCCTTTCTCGCGCTTCAATCTTTAAAGAAACCGCTCTTTGCCGCTCAATAGAAAACCAAAATCCGCTTATTTATACAGTTCCCGAAACATCTGCTTCTGTCATTGCAGAACCAATGGAAGGAGAAACACTTATCATTGAAAAAAAGGCGGGACTTTGGTATTATGTCAAAACAATTAACAACACCTACGGCTGGATTCAAAAAGATTTTCTGCTTTTTTACCATAACAAATAG